A window from Drosophila miranda strain MSH22 chromosome Y unlocalized genomic scaffold, D.miranda_PacBio2.1 Contig_Y2_pilon, whole genome shotgun sequence encodes these proteins:
- the LOC117193919 gene encoding uncharacterized protein LOC117193919 has protein sequence MGLDRSPGKEAQGAGEGVSLVCALCQKAILTTDEVFRSVCEHEFHLPFDSVQGNAHPDGSPQANASERVNRSVIAGIRAYIRPDQKNWDECLNRIACALRSARHASVGTTPYYLAFGQHMITSGSTYSLLRKLNMLEDRSLVFDKQDSFEIVRQSAGKQMQRSHNLNEKRYNLRSSEVAFAVGQEVFRRNFKQSCFQSGYSAKFGPAFVKARVRRKIGNSYYELEDLQGRLLGNYHAKDIRQ, from the exons ATGGGTTTGGACAGATCTCCTGGAAAGGAAGCCCAAGGAGCAGGTGAAGGTGTCAGCCTTGTGTGCGCGCTGTGCcagaaagccatactgaccaCGGATGAGGTATTCCGTTCGGTTTGCGAGCACGAGTTCCATCTTCCCT TTGACTCAGTTCAAGGTAACGCACACCCTGACGGCAGTCCTCAGGCGAACGCCTCCGAACGGGTGAACCGTTCCGTGATTGCTGGTATCCGGGCGTACATACGACCCGACCAGAAGAACTGGGACGAGTGCTTAAACAGAATAGCGTGTGCGTTGAGATCGGCAAGACATGCCAGCGTAGGAACGACTCCGTATTATTTGGCTTTCGGTCAACACATGATTACAAGTGGTTCGACATATTCGTTATTGAGAAAATTGAACATGCTAGAGGATCGATCGTTGGTGTTCGATAAGCAAGATTCCTTTGAAATAGTACGCCAAAGCGCTGGAAAGCAAATGCAACGAAGTCACAATCTGAACGAGAAGCGATACAACTTACGGTCCAGCGAAGTAGCGTTTGCAGTAGGCCAAgaagtgtttaggagaaattTTAAACAAAGTTGTTTTCAGTCCGGCTACAGCGCCAAGTTTGGGCCTGCCTTTGTGAAAGCCCGTGTCCGCAGAAAGATAGGAAATTCCTACTACGAATTGGAAGATTTGCAAGGACGCCTGCTGGGTAACTACCACGCAAAGGACATACGACAGTAA